One genomic window of Conger conger chromosome 9, fConCon1.1, whole genome shotgun sequence includes the following:
- the LOC133137297 gene encoding voltage-dependent calcium channel gamma-4 subunit-like, with translation MVWCEKGIQILLTTVGAFAAFGLMTVAIGTDYWLYARAFICNSTANSSQDDPHNKDRKDPGALTHSGLWRICCLEGLKRGVCSQINHFPEDADYDHDGAEYLLRVVRASSIFPILSAILLLLGGVCVAASRFYKSKRNIILGAGILFVAAGLSNIIGVIVYISAALSDISPKKDEDKKWHYSYGWSFYFGGLSFILAEMVGVLAVNIYIEKNKELRCRSRTDLFKSTTHAMLRLPSYRFRQRSRSSSRSTDPSHSREASPVGGGKGFGLTPSALLSQGTVGPISVSTLPNPHAHGHSALGGDISMYTLSRDPKLAGMGTLGGPPMYGTVDRATLYQLHNCFPKEGGGGGGVILSGTLPSLAKSNNPSAAQNSSNSNAPLNTSSSAPSSQPPPLSSSTMERDRGMSTLDRLGKGDRESSNSNTLNRKTTPV, from the exons ATGGTGTGGTGTGAGAAGGGGATCCAGATCCTCCTCACCACCGTGGGGGCGTTTGCGGCATTCGGGCTGATGACGGTGGCCATCGGCACGGACTACTGGCTGTACGCCCGTGCCTTCATCTGCAACAGCACTGCCAACTCATCCCAGGATGACCCGCACAACAAGGACCGGAAGGACCCCGGCGCTCTCACCCACTCGGGCCTGTGGAGGATCTGCTGCCTGGAAG GACTAAAAAGAGGAGTGTGTTCACAGATCAATCATTTCCCTGAAGACGCGGACTACGACCACGACGGAGCAGAGTACCTTTTAC gtgtggtgagggctTCCAGCATATTCCCCATCCTCAGCGCCATCCTGCTCCTGCTGGGCGGGGTCTGCGTCGCGGCCAGCCGCTTTTACAAGAGCAAGAGGAACATCATCCTGGGAGCGGGCATTCTGTTCGTGGCCGCGG gcctcaGCAACATCATCGGTGTGATCGTGTACATCTCGGCGGCGCTGAGCGACATCTCCCCCAAGAAGGACGAGGACAAGAAGTGGCACTACTCCTACGGCTGGTCCTTCTACTTCGGCGGCCTGTCCTTCATCCTGGCGGAGATGGTGGGCGTGCTGGCCGTCAACATCTACATCGAGAAGAACAAGGAGCTGCGGTGCCGCTCGCGCACCGACCTGTTCAAGAGCACCACCCACGCCATGCTGCGGCTGCCCAGTTACCGCTTCCGCCAGCGCTCCCGCTCCAGCTCCCGCTCCACCGACCCCTCGCACTCCCGCGAGGCCTCGCCCGTGGGCGGCGGGAAGGGCTTCGGCCTCACCCCCTCCGCCCTCCTCTCGCAGGGCACCGTCGGGCCCATCTCCGTCTCCACCCTGCCCAACCCCCACGCCCACGGCCACTCAGCCCTGGGGGGCGACATCTCCATGTACACCCTCTCGCGGGATCCCAAACTGGCGGGGATGGGGACCCTCGGGGGCCCGCCCATGTATGGGACAGTGGACAGGGCCACCTTGTACCAGCTGCATAATTGCTTCCCGAAGGagggcggcgggggcgggggcgtcaTCCTCAGCGGGACCCTCCCCTCCCTGGCCAAGTCCAATAACCCGTCAGCGGCTCAGAATTCCTCCAACAGCAACGCGCCCCTGAATACCTCGtcctccgccccctcctcccagcccccgcccctctcctcgTCTACGATGGAAAGAGACAGGGGCATGAGCACCCTCGACAGGCTAGGGAAGGGGGATAGGGAGAGCTCCAATTCCAATACCCTGAATAGGAAGACGACGCCAGTGTAG
- the LOC133137298 gene encoding voltage-dependent calcium channel gamma-6 subunit-like: protein MWSTFYMQEEDGRAGGGPGGGPSGLAGVMGMRGGVGKRRAAASASSTRQEGQVKMLFFVAIIGVALTILGLGTDYWVELAPPKTFYNNGTCLVAHYGLWKRCLTTLTDIDSQRESCGPANMPGEVDSNCTFFKFFTSGDNAVIFQKTTQKSLSVAAASLALLSLFLMVTAAVCIIMSLSKGEKFFLKPASVCFTLSGILVLLSLMVFHQSVLALLASDHTVPLHHELSWSASCVGIAGAILIVVGVLFMLLTLSCSPWERCLPHHHSAT from the exons ATGTGGTCCACATTCTACATGCAGGAGGAGGATGGACGGGCGGGGGGCGGGCCTGGCGGAGGGCCGAGCGGCCTTGCCGGAGTGATGGGCATGCGGGGAGGCGTGGGCAAACGGCGGGCGGCGGCCTCTGCGAGCAGCACCAGGCAGGAGGGGCAAGTTAAGATGTTGTTCTTTGTTGCCATTATTGGTGTGGCCCTCACTATCTTGGGCTTGGGAACCGACTACTGGGTGGAGCTCGCCCCGCCCAAGACCTTCTACAACAACGGAACGTGTTTGGTGGCTCACTACGGGCTGTGGAAACGCTGCCTGACGACTCTGACAGACATCGACTCTCAGAGGGAGAGCTGTGGGCCTGCCAACATGCCCGGAG AGGTCGATTCAAACTGCACATTCTTCAAGTTCTTTACCTCCGGGGACAATGCAGTTATATTTCAAAAGACAACTCAGAAGA GTCTGAGTGTGGCAGCTGCCAGCCTCGCCCTCCTGAGCCTCTTCCTGATGGTAACGGCTGCTGTCTGCATCATCATGTCCCTCAGTAAGGGGGAGAAGTTCTTCCTCAAACCTGCATCCGTCTGTTTCACGCTTTCGG gcatcCTGGTCCTGCTGTCGCTCATGGTCTTCCACCAGTCTGTCCTCGCCCTCCTTGCTAGCGACCACACCGTCCCCCTTCATCACGAGCTGTCCTGGTCCGCATCCTGCGTAGGCATAGCAGGGGCCATCCTAATTGTGGTCGGTGTGCTCTTTATGTTGCTCACCCTCTCCTGTAGCCCCTGGGAAAGGTGTTTACCTCACCATCACAGTGCCACCTAG
- the LOC133137269 gene encoding voltage-dependent calcium channel gamma-7 subunit-like, which yields MSSCSSRTLTLLSSVFGACGLLLVGVAVSTDYWLLMEEGIVLQQNQTTEVKMALHSGLWRVCFVAGTEKGRCVASEYFTEPEIEITTENTANILKMVRTATPFPMVSLLFVFTAFVISNIGHIRPQRTILAFVSGIFFILSGLSLVVGLVLYISSINDEVMNRPREPELFFHYHYGWSFAFAASSFLLKEGAGVMSVYLFMKRYAEEEMYRPHPALYRPRLSECSDYSGQFLHPESWPPPQRGRSASEVSSDISIQLNQTPPPPSKNNPQQIPPAGVIAASSGSSSGASYKLPPPSSYPHSHALHPTHTLSHVPPSHSTSPPQALPLAMPPSAVPPPHYHAHLRMSASPC from the exons ATGAGCTCGTGCAGTAGCCGGACCCTCACACTCCTGTCCTCTGTGTTTGGGGCCTGTGGCTTGCTGCTGGTGGGCGTGGCCGTCTCCACTGACTACTGGCTGCTGATGGAGGAGGGCATTGTGCTGCAGCAGAACCAGACCACAGAGGTGAAGATGGCCCTCCACTCTGGCCTCTGGAGGGTCTGCTTTGTGGCCG GAACAGAGAAAGGGAGGTGTGTGGCCTCAGAATATTTCACCGAGCCTGAAATAGAGATCACGACTGAGAACACTGCAAACATACTGA aaATGGTCCGGACAGCCACGCCCTTCCCCATGGTGTCCCTGCTCTTCGTCTTCACCGCCTTCGTCATCAGCAACATCGGCCACATCCGGCCGCAGCGCACCATCCTGGCCTTCGTCTCCGGAATCTTCTTCATCCTGTCGG GGCTGAGTCTGGTGGTGGGGCTGGTGCTGTACATCTCCAGCATCAACGACGAGGTGATGAACAGGCCACGCGAGCCAGAGCTCTTCTTCCACTACCACTACGGCTGGTCCTTCGCCTTTGCCGCCAGCTCCTTCCTgctgaaagag GGGGCAGGGGTCATGTCGGTGTACCTGTTCATGAAGCGCTACGCCGAGGAGGAGATGTACCGGCCACACCCAGCCCTCTACCGCCCCCGCCTGTCCGAGTGCAGCGACTACAGCGGGCAGTTCCTGCACCCCGAGTCCTGGCCGCCCCCCCAGAGGGGCCGCAGCGCCTCTGAGGTCTCCAGCGACATCTCCATCCAGCTGAACCAGACGCCCCCGCCCCCATCCAAAAACAACCCCCAACAGATTCCCCCCGCCGGGGTCATAGCAGCGTCTTCGGGCTCCTCGTCCGGGGCCAGCTACAaactgccccctccctcctcctacCCCCACTCCCAcgccctccaccccacccacaccctgtcTCACGTCCCGCCCTCCCACTCAACCAGCCCGCCCCAGGCCCTGCCATTGGCCATGCCCCCCTCGGCTGTGCCGCCTCCCCACTACCACGCGCACCTGCGTATGAGCGCCTCCCCCTGTTAG